The Acinonyx jubatus isolate Ajub_Pintada_27869175 chromosome E3, VMU_Ajub_asm_v1.0, whole genome shotgun sequence genome has a window encoding:
- the ATXN2L gene encoding ataxin-2-like protein isoform X14: MLKPQPPQQTSQPQQPPPTQQAVARRPPGGTSPPNGGLPGPLASTSAPPGPPAAATPCLGPAAAAGSGLRRGAEGILAPQPPPPQQHQERPGAAAIGSARGQSTGKGPPQSPVFEGVYSNSRMLHFLTAVVGSTCDVKVKNGTTYEGIFKTLSSKFELAVDAVHRKASEPAGGPCREDIVDTMVFKPSDVMLVHFRNVDFNYATKDKFTDSAIAMNSKVNGEHKEKVLQRWEGGDSNSDDYDLESDMSNGWDPNEMFKFNEENYGVKTTYDSSLSSYTVPLEKDNSEEFRQRELRAAQLAREIESSPQYRLRIAMENDDGRTEEEKHSAVQRQGSGRESPSLASREGKYIPLPQRVREGPRGGVRCSSSRGGRPGLSSLPPRGPHHLDNSSPSPGSETRGINGGPSRMSPKAQRPLRGGAKTVSSPSSRPSGEASVPPPPAVGRMYPPRSPKSAAPAPISASCPEPPIGSAVPTSSASIPVTSSVVDPGVGSISPASPKISLAPTDVKELPAKEPGRTLESQELSRIAGKVPGLQNEQKRFQLEELRKFGAQFKLQSSSSPETSLDPFPPRILKEEAKGKEKEVDGLLTSEPMGSPVSSKTESVSDKEDKAPLPPAGATEGPEQPPPPCPSQTGSPPVGLIKGDEKDEGPVAEQVKKSTLNPNAKEFNPTKPLLSVNKSTSTPTSPGPRTHSTPSIPVLTAGQSGLYSPQYISYIPQIHMGPAVQAPQMYPYPVSNSVPGQQGKYRGAKGSLPPQRSDQHQPASAPPMMQAAAAAGPPLVAATPYSSYIPYTPQQFPGQPAMMQPMAHYPSQPVFAPMLQSNPRMLTSGSHPQAIVSSSTPQYPSAEQPTPQALYATVHQSYPHHATQLHAHQPQPATTPTGSQPQSQHAAPSPVQHQAGQAPHLGSGQPQQNLYHPGALTGTPPSLPPGPSAQSPQSSFPQPAAVYAIHAHQQLPHGFTNMAHVTQAHVQTGITAAPPPHPGAPHPPQVMLLHPPQSHGGPPQGAVPQSGVPALSASTPSPYPYIGHPQVQSHPSQQLPFHPPGN, from the exons ATGTTGAAGCCTCAGCCGCCACAACAGacctcccagccccagcagccGCCCCCCACGCAACAGGCCGTGGCCCGCCGGCCTCCCGGGGGCACCAGCCCTCCCAACGGCGGCCTCCCGGGGCCCCTGGCCTCCACCTCGGCTCCCCCAGGGCCTCCCGCGGCCGCTACTCCCTGCTTGGGGCCTGCAGCAGCCGCCGGGAGCGGGCTCCGCCGGGGAGCCGAGGGCATTTTggcgccgcagccgccgccgccgcagcaaCATCAGGAAAGGCCAGGGGCAGCGGCTATCGGCAGCGCCAG GGGACAAAGCACAGGAAAGGGCCCCCCACAGTCACCG GTGTTCGAGGGTGTTTACAGCAATTCCAGAATGCTGCATTTTCTTACAGCTGTTGTG GGCTCCACTTGTGATGTGAAGGTGAAGAATGGTACCACGTATGAAGGTATCTTCAAGACTCTGAGCTCAAAG TTTGAACTAGCCGTGGATGCTGTACACCGGAAAGCATCTGAGCCAGCAGGTGGTCCTTGTCGGGAAGACATTGTGGATACCATGGTGTTTAAGCCAAGTGATGTCATGCTTGTCCACTTCCGAAATGTTGACTTCAATTATGCTACTAAAG ACAAGTTTACGGATTCAGCCATTGCCATGAACTCAAAAGTGAATGGGGAGCACAAAGAGAAGGTGCTTCAGCGCTGGGAAGGGGGTGACAGCAACAGTGATGACTATGACCTCGAGTCTGACATG TCCAACGGATGGGACCCCAATGAAATGTTCAAGTTCAACGAGGAGAACTATGGTGTGAAGACCACCTATGATAGCAGTCTTTCTTCTTATAC GGTGCCCTTGGAGAAGGACAACTCGGAAGAGTTTCGTCAGCGGGAACTGCGTGCGGCCCAGTTGGCTCGAGAGATTGAATCAAGCCCCCAGTACCGCCTGCGGATCGCCATGGAGAACGATGATGGGCGCACTGAGGAAGAGAAGCACAGTGCAGTCCAACGGCAGGGTTCAGGGCGGGAGAGCCCCAGCCTGGCATCCAG GGAGGGAAAGTATATCCCTCTACCCCAACGAGTTCGGGAAGGTCCCCGGGGAGGAGTTCGATGCAGTAGTTCCCGGGGTGGCCGTCCTGGCCTTAGCTCTTTGCCACCTCGTGGCCCTCACCATCTTGACAATAGCAGCCCCAGCCCAGGTTCTGAGACACGTGGTATCAATGGAG gccctTCCCGCATGTCCCCTAAGGCACAGCGGCCTCTGAGAGGTGGTGCCAAGACTGTGTCTTCACCCAGCAGTAGGCCCTCTGGAGAAGCTTCTGTTCCACCTCCTCCTGCAG tGGGCCGGATGTATCCCCCACGCTCTCCCAAGTCGGCTGCCCCTGCCCCAATCTCGGCTTCCTGTCCTGAGCCCCCCATTGGCTCAGCAGTACCAACCTCTTCAGCTTCCATCCCTGTGACATCATCAGTTGTGGATCCTGGAGTAGGCTCCATTTCCCCAGCTTCTCCAAAGATCTCATTGGCCCCCACAGATG TAAAAGAACTTCCAGCCAAGGAACCTGGGAGAACTCTGGAATCCCAGGAGCTGTCCCGGATAGCTGGGAAAG TCCCTGGCCTTCAGAATGAACAGAAACGCTTTCAACTGGAAGAATTGAGAAAGTTTGGGGCCCAGTTTAAG CTGCAGTCCAGTAGCTCCCCTGAGACCAGCCTGGATCCTTTTCCTCCCCGGATCTTAAAGGAGGAggccaaagggaaagagaaggaggttGATGGTCTATTGACTTCAGAGCCAATGGGGTCCCCAGTCTCCTCCAAGACAGAGTCCGTATCGGATAAGGAGGACAAAGCACCCCTGCCGCCGGCAGGAGCCACCGAGGGGCCAGAGCAGCCCCCGCCACCTTGCCCAAGCCAGACTGGCAGCCCCCCGGTGGGCCTCATCAAGGGAGACGAGAAGGATGAGGGCCCTGTTGCCGA ACAAGTGAAGAAGTCCACGCTGAACCCCAATGCCAAGGAATTTAATCCCACAAAGCCTCTGCTGTCTGTG AATAAATCCACCAGTACCCCGACTTCTCCGGGGCCCCGGACTCACTCAACTCCTTCCATCCCGGTGCTCACAGCAGGCCAGAGTGGGCTCTATAGCCCCCAGTACATTTCCTACATACCTCAGATCCACATGGGACCAGCTGTTCAG GCACCTCAGATGTATCCATATCCTGTATCCAATTCTGTGCCTGGACAGCAGGGCAAGTACCGGGGAGCAAAAG gcTCCCTGCCCCCGCAGCGCTCGGACCAACACCAGCCAGCCTCAGCCCCTCCGATGATgcaggccgccgccgccgctggcCCCCCTCTTGTGGCTGCCACACCGTACTCTTCCTACATCCCCTACACCCCGCAGCAGTTCCCGGGCCAGCCTGCCATGATGCAGCCAATGGCCCACTACCCCTCACAG CCGGTGTTCGCCCCCATGCTTCAGAGCAACCCACGCATGCTGACGTCGGGGAGCCATCCCCAGGCCATTGTGTCGTCCTCCACCCCTCAGTACCCTTCTGCAGAGCAGCCCACCCCCCAAGCCCTGTATG CCACCGTTCACCAGTCCTATCCACACCATGCTACGCAGCTCCATGCCCACCAGCCGCAGCCGGCCACCACGCCTACTGGGAGCCAGCCGCAGTCCCAGCATGCGGCCCCCAGTCCCGTCCAG CACCAGGCGGGGCAGGCCCCACACCTGGGCAGTGGACAGCCACAGCAGAATCTgtaccacccaggggccctgacaGGCACGCCGCCTTCTCTGCCACCGGGACCTTCTGCCCAGTCCCCTCAGAGCAGCTTCCCCCAGCCAGCCGCTGTGTATGCCATCCATGCCCACCAGCAGCTGCCCCACGGCTTCACCAACATGGCCCATGTTACCCAG GCCCATGTCCAAACTGGAATCACAGcagccccgccccctcacccTGGGGCTCCCCACCcgccccaggtgatgctgctgcacCCACCCCAGAGCCATGGGGGCCCCCCCCAAGGCGCGGTGCCCCAGAGTGGGGTGCCTGCACTCTCAGCTTCCACACCCTCACCCTACCCCTACATCGGACACCCCCAAG TTCAATCTCATCCCTCCCAGCAGCTCCCCTTCCACCCCCCGGGGAACTGA
- the ATXN2L gene encoding ataxin-2-like protein isoform X20, whose amino-acid sequence MLKPQPPQQTSQPQQPPPTQQAVARRPPGGTSPPNGGLPGPLASTSAPPGPPAAATPCLGPAAAAGSGLRRGAEGILAPQPPPPQQHQERPGAAAIGSARGQSTGKGPPQSPVFEGVYSNSRMLHFLTAVVGSTCDVKVKNGTTYEGIFKTLSSKFELAVDAVHRKASEPAGGPCREDIVDTMVFKPSDVMLVHFRNVDFNYATKDKFTDSAIAMNSKVNGEHKEKVLQRWEGGDSNSDDYDLESDMSNGWDPNEMFKFNEENYGVKTTYDSSLSSYTVPLEKDNSEEFRQRELRAAQLAREIESSPQYRLRIAMENDDGRTEEEKHSAVQRQGSGRESPSLASREGKYIPLPQRVREGPRGGVRCSSSRGGRPGLSSLPPRGPHHLDNSSPSPGSETRGINGGPSRMSPKAQRPLRGGAKTVSSPSSRPSGEASVPPPPAVGRMYPPRSPKSAAPAPISASCPEPPIGSAVPTSSASIPVTSSVVDPGVGSISPASPKISLAPTDVKELPAKEPGRTLESQELSRIAGKVPGLQNEQKRFQLEELRKFGAQFKLQSSSSPETSLDPFPPRILKEEAKGKEKEVDGLLTSEPMGSPVSSKTESVSDKEDKAPLPPAGATEGPEQPPPPCPSQTGSPPVGLIKGDEKDEGPVAEQVKKSTLNPNAKEFNPTKPLLSVNKSTSTPTSPGPRTHSTPSIPVLTAGQSGLYSPQYISYIPQIHMGPAVQAPQMYPYPVSNSVPGQQGKYRGAKGSLPPQRSDQHQPASAPPMMQAAAAAGPPLVAATPYSSYIPYTPQQFPGQPAMMQPMAHYPSQPVFAPMLQSNPRMLTSGSHPQAIVSSSTPQYPSAEQPTPQALYATVHQSYPHHATQLHAHQPQPATTPTGSQPQSQHAAPSPVQHQAGQAPHLGSGQPQQNLYHPGALTGTPPSLPPGPSAQSPQSSFPQPAAVYAIHAHQQLPHGFTNMAHVTQVSSLARRLDFQEEPMTGFLPFHPPGN is encoded by the exons ATGTTGAAGCCTCAGCCGCCACAACAGacctcccagccccagcagccGCCCCCCACGCAACAGGCCGTGGCCCGCCGGCCTCCCGGGGGCACCAGCCCTCCCAACGGCGGCCTCCCGGGGCCCCTGGCCTCCACCTCGGCTCCCCCAGGGCCTCCCGCGGCCGCTACTCCCTGCTTGGGGCCTGCAGCAGCCGCCGGGAGCGGGCTCCGCCGGGGAGCCGAGGGCATTTTggcgccgcagccgccgccgccgcagcaaCATCAGGAAAGGCCAGGGGCAGCGGCTATCGGCAGCGCCAG GGGACAAAGCACAGGAAAGGGCCCCCCACAGTCACCG GTGTTCGAGGGTGTTTACAGCAATTCCAGAATGCTGCATTTTCTTACAGCTGTTGTG GGCTCCACTTGTGATGTGAAGGTGAAGAATGGTACCACGTATGAAGGTATCTTCAAGACTCTGAGCTCAAAG TTTGAACTAGCCGTGGATGCTGTACACCGGAAAGCATCTGAGCCAGCAGGTGGTCCTTGTCGGGAAGACATTGTGGATACCATGGTGTTTAAGCCAAGTGATGTCATGCTTGTCCACTTCCGAAATGTTGACTTCAATTATGCTACTAAAG ACAAGTTTACGGATTCAGCCATTGCCATGAACTCAAAAGTGAATGGGGAGCACAAAGAGAAGGTGCTTCAGCGCTGGGAAGGGGGTGACAGCAACAGTGATGACTATGACCTCGAGTCTGACATG TCCAACGGATGGGACCCCAATGAAATGTTCAAGTTCAACGAGGAGAACTATGGTGTGAAGACCACCTATGATAGCAGTCTTTCTTCTTATAC GGTGCCCTTGGAGAAGGACAACTCGGAAGAGTTTCGTCAGCGGGAACTGCGTGCGGCCCAGTTGGCTCGAGAGATTGAATCAAGCCCCCAGTACCGCCTGCGGATCGCCATGGAGAACGATGATGGGCGCACTGAGGAAGAGAAGCACAGTGCAGTCCAACGGCAGGGTTCAGGGCGGGAGAGCCCCAGCCTGGCATCCAG GGAGGGAAAGTATATCCCTCTACCCCAACGAGTTCGGGAAGGTCCCCGGGGAGGAGTTCGATGCAGTAGTTCCCGGGGTGGCCGTCCTGGCCTTAGCTCTTTGCCACCTCGTGGCCCTCACCATCTTGACAATAGCAGCCCCAGCCCAGGTTCTGAGACACGTGGTATCAATGGAG gccctTCCCGCATGTCCCCTAAGGCACAGCGGCCTCTGAGAGGTGGTGCCAAGACTGTGTCTTCACCCAGCAGTAGGCCCTCTGGAGAAGCTTCTGTTCCACCTCCTCCTGCAG tGGGCCGGATGTATCCCCCACGCTCTCCCAAGTCGGCTGCCCCTGCCCCAATCTCGGCTTCCTGTCCTGAGCCCCCCATTGGCTCAGCAGTACCAACCTCTTCAGCTTCCATCCCTGTGACATCATCAGTTGTGGATCCTGGAGTAGGCTCCATTTCCCCAGCTTCTCCAAAGATCTCATTGGCCCCCACAGATG TAAAAGAACTTCCAGCCAAGGAACCTGGGAGAACTCTGGAATCCCAGGAGCTGTCCCGGATAGCTGGGAAAG TCCCTGGCCTTCAGAATGAACAGAAACGCTTTCAACTGGAAGAATTGAGAAAGTTTGGGGCCCAGTTTAAG CTGCAGTCCAGTAGCTCCCCTGAGACCAGCCTGGATCCTTTTCCTCCCCGGATCTTAAAGGAGGAggccaaagggaaagagaaggaggttGATGGTCTATTGACTTCAGAGCCAATGGGGTCCCCAGTCTCCTCCAAGACAGAGTCCGTATCGGATAAGGAGGACAAAGCACCCCTGCCGCCGGCAGGAGCCACCGAGGGGCCAGAGCAGCCCCCGCCACCTTGCCCAAGCCAGACTGGCAGCCCCCCGGTGGGCCTCATCAAGGGAGACGAGAAGGATGAGGGCCCTGTTGCCGA ACAAGTGAAGAAGTCCACGCTGAACCCCAATGCCAAGGAATTTAATCCCACAAAGCCTCTGCTGTCTGTG AATAAATCCACCAGTACCCCGACTTCTCCGGGGCCCCGGACTCACTCAACTCCTTCCATCCCGGTGCTCACAGCAGGCCAGAGTGGGCTCTATAGCCCCCAGTACATTTCCTACATACCTCAGATCCACATGGGACCAGCTGTTCAG GCACCTCAGATGTATCCATATCCTGTATCCAATTCTGTGCCTGGACAGCAGGGCAAGTACCGGGGAGCAAAAG gcTCCCTGCCCCCGCAGCGCTCGGACCAACACCAGCCAGCCTCAGCCCCTCCGATGATgcaggccgccgccgccgctggcCCCCCTCTTGTGGCTGCCACACCGTACTCTTCCTACATCCCCTACACCCCGCAGCAGTTCCCGGGCCAGCCTGCCATGATGCAGCCAATGGCCCACTACCCCTCACAG CCGGTGTTCGCCCCCATGCTTCAGAGCAACCCACGCATGCTGACGTCGGGGAGCCATCCCCAGGCCATTGTGTCGTCCTCCACCCCTCAGTACCCTTCTGCAGAGCAGCCCACCCCCCAAGCCCTGTATG CCACCGTTCACCAGTCCTATCCACACCATGCTACGCAGCTCCATGCCCACCAGCCGCAGCCGGCCACCACGCCTACTGGGAGCCAGCCGCAGTCCCAGCATGCGGCCCCCAGTCCCGTCCAG CACCAGGCGGGGCAGGCCCCACACCTGGGCAGTGGACAGCCACAGCAGAATCTgtaccacccaggggccctgacaGGCACGCCGCCTTCTCTGCCACCGGGACCTTCTGCCCAGTCCCCTCAGAGCAGCTTCCCCCAGCCAGCCGCTGTGTATGCCATCCATGCCCACCAGCAGCTGCCCCACGGCTTCACCAACATGGCCCATGTTACCCAG GTGAGCAGCCTGGCCAGGCGCCTGGATTTCCAGGAGGAGCCGATGACAGGATTC CTCCCCTTCCACCCCCCGGGGAACTGA
- the ATXN2L gene encoding ataxin-2-like protein isoform X12, whose product MLKPQPPQQTSQPQQPPPTQQAVARRPPGGTSPPNGGLPGPLASTSAPPGPPAAATPCLGPAAAAGSGLRRGAEGILAPQPPPPQQHQERPGAAAIGSARGQSTGKGPPQSPVFEGVYSNSRMLHFLTAVVGSTCDVKVKNGTTYEGIFKTLSSKFELAVDAVHRKASEPAGGPCREDIVDTMVFKPSDVMLVHFRNVDFNYATKDKFTDSAIAMNSKVNGEHKEKVLQRWEGGDSNSDDYDLESDMSNGWDPNEMFKFNEENYGVKTTYDSSLSSYTVPLEKDNSEEFRQRELRAAQLAREIESSPQYRLRIAMENDDGRTEEEKHSAVQRQGSGRESPSLASREGKYIPLPQRVREGPRGGVRCSSSRGGRPGLSSLPPRGPHHLDNSSPSPGSETRGINGGPSRMSPKAQRPLRGGAKTVSSPSSRPSGEASVPPPPAAFPFLPVGRMYPPRSPKSAAPAPISASCPEPPIGSAVPTSSASIPVTSSVVDPGVGSISPASPKISLAPTDVKELPAKEPGRTLESQELSRIAGKVPGLQNEQKRFQLEELRKFGAQFKLQSSSSPETSLDPFPPRILKEEAKGKEKEVDGLLTSEPMGSPVSSKTESVSDKEDKAPLPPAGATEGPEQPPPPCPSQTGSPPVGLIKGDEKDEGPVAEQVKKSTLNPNAKEFNPTKPLLSVNKSTSTPTSPGPRTHSTPSIPVLTAGQSGLYSPQYISYIPQIHMGPAVQAPQMYPYPVSNSVPGQQGKYRGAKGSLPPQRSDQHQPASAPPMMQAAAAAGPPLVAATPYSSYIPYTPQQFPGQPAMMQPMAHYPSQPVFAPMLQSNPRMLTSGSHPQAIVSSSTPQYPSAEQPTPQALYATVHQSYPHHATQLHAHQPQPATTPTGSQPQSQHAAPSPVQHQAGQAPHLGSGQPQQNLYHPGALTGTPPSLPPGPSAQSPQSSFPQPAAVYAIHAHQQLPHGFTNMAHVTQAHVQTGITAAPPPHPGAPHPPQVMLLHPPQSHGGPPQGAVPQSGVPALSASTPSPYPYIGHPQVQSHPSQQLPFHPPGN is encoded by the exons ATGTTGAAGCCTCAGCCGCCACAACAGacctcccagccccagcagccGCCCCCCACGCAACAGGCCGTGGCCCGCCGGCCTCCCGGGGGCACCAGCCCTCCCAACGGCGGCCTCCCGGGGCCCCTGGCCTCCACCTCGGCTCCCCCAGGGCCTCCCGCGGCCGCTACTCCCTGCTTGGGGCCTGCAGCAGCCGCCGGGAGCGGGCTCCGCCGGGGAGCCGAGGGCATTTTggcgccgcagccgccgccgccgcagcaaCATCAGGAAAGGCCAGGGGCAGCGGCTATCGGCAGCGCCAG GGGACAAAGCACAGGAAAGGGCCCCCCACAGTCACCG GTGTTCGAGGGTGTTTACAGCAATTCCAGAATGCTGCATTTTCTTACAGCTGTTGTG GGCTCCACTTGTGATGTGAAGGTGAAGAATGGTACCACGTATGAAGGTATCTTCAAGACTCTGAGCTCAAAG TTTGAACTAGCCGTGGATGCTGTACACCGGAAAGCATCTGAGCCAGCAGGTGGTCCTTGTCGGGAAGACATTGTGGATACCATGGTGTTTAAGCCAAGTGATGTCATGCTTGTCCACTTCCGAAATGTTGACTTCAATTATGCTACTAAAG ACAAGTTTACGGATTCAGCCATTGCCATGAACTCAAAAGTGAATGGGGAGCACAAAGAGAAGGTGCTTCAGCGCTGGGAAGGGGGTGACAGCAACAGTGATGACTATGACCTCGAGTCTGACATG TCCAACGGATGGGACCCCAATGAAATGTTCAAGTTCAACGAGGAGAACTATGGTGTGAAGACCACCTATGATAGCAGTCTTTCTTCTTATAC GGTGCCCTTGGAGAAGGACAACTCGGAAGAGTTTCGTCAGCGGGAACTGCGTGCGGCCCAGTTGGCTCGAGAGATTGAATCAAGCCCCCAGTACCGCCTGCGGATCGCCATGGAGAACGATGATGGGCGCACTGAGGAAGAGAAGCACAGTGCAGTCCAACGGCAGGGTTCAGGGCGGGAGAGCCCCAGCCTGGCATCCAG GGAGGGAAAGTATATCCCTCTACCCCAACGAGTTCGGGAAGGTCCCCGGGGAGGAGTTCGATGCAGTAGTTCCCGGGGTGGCCGTCCTGGCCTTAGCTCTTTGCCACCTCGTGGCCCTCACCATCTTGACAATAGCAGCCCCAGCCCAGGTTCTGAGACACGTGGTATCAATGGAG gccctTCCCGCATGTCCCCTAAGGCACAGCGGCCTCTGAGAGGTGGTGCCAAGACTGTGTCTTCACCCAGCAGTAGGCCCTCTGGAGAAGCTTCTGTTCCACCTCCTCCTGCAG ctttcccttttcttccagtGGGCCGGATGTATCCCCCACGCTCTCCCAAGTCGGCTGCCCCTGCCCCAATCTCGGCTTCCTGTCCTGAGCCCCCCATTGGCTCAGCAGTACCAACCTCTTCAGCTTCCATCCCTGTGACATCATCAGTTGTGGATCCTGGAGTAGGCTCCATTTCCCCAGCTTCTCCAAAGATCTCATTGGCCCCCACAGATG TAAAAGAACTTCCAGCCAAGGAACCTGGGAGAACTCTGGAATCCCAGGAGCTGTCCCGGATAGCTGGGAAAG TCCCTGGCCTTCAGAATGAACAGAAACGCTTTCAACTGGAAGAATTGAGAAAGTTTGGGGCCCAGTTTAAG CTGCAGTCCAGTAGCTCCCCTGAGACCAGCCTGGATCCTTTTCCTCCCCGGATCTTAAAGGAGGAggccaaagggaaagagaaggaggttGATGGTCTATTGACTTCAGAGCCAATGGGGTCCCCAGTCTCCTCCAAGACAGAGTCCGTATCGGATAAGGAGGACAAAGCACCCCTGCCGCCGGCAGGAGCCACCGAGGGGCCAGAGCAGCCCCCGCCACCTTGCCCAAGCCAGACTGGCAGCCCCCCGGTGGGCCTCATCAAGGGAGACGAGAAGGATGAGGGCCCTGTTGCCGA ACAAGTGAAGAAGTCCACGCTGAACCCCAATGCCAAGGAATTTAATCCCACAAAGCCTCTGCTGTCTGTG AATAAATCCACCAGTACCCCGACTTCTCCGGGGCCCCGGACTCACTCAACTCCTTCCATCCCGGTGCTCACAGCAGGCCAGAGTGGGCTCTATAGCCCCCAGTACATTTCCTACATACCTCAGATCCACATGGGACCAGCTGTTCAG GCACCTCAGATGTATCCATATCCTGTATCCAATTCTGTGCCTGGACAGCAGGGCAAGTACCGGGGAGCAAAAG gcTCCCTGCCCCCGCAGCGCTCGGACCAACACCAGCCAGCCTCAGCCCCTCCGATGATgcaggccgccgccgccgctggcCCCCCTCTTGTGGCTGCCACACCGTACTCTTCCTACATCCCCTACACCCCGCAGCAGTTCCCGGGCCAGCCTGCCATGATGCAGCCAATGGCCCACTACCCCTCACAG CCGGTGTTCGCCCCCATGCTTCAGAGCAACCCACGCATGCTGACGTCGGGGAGCCATCCCCAGGCCATTGTGTCGTCCTCCACCCCTCAGTACCCTTCTGCAGAGCAGCCCACCCCCCAAGCCCTGTATG CCACCGTTCACCAGTCCTATCCACACCATGCTACGCAGCTCCATGCCCACCAGCCGCAGCCGGCCACCACGCCTACTGGGAGCCAGCCGCAGTCCCAGCATGCGGCCCCCAGTCCCGTCCAG CACCAGGCGGGGCAGGCCCCACACCTGGGCAGTGGACAGCCACAGCAGAATCTgtaccacccaggggccctgacaGGCACGCCGCCTTCTCTGCCACCGGGACCTTCTGCCCAGTCCCCTCAGAGCAGCTTCCCCCAGCCAGCCGCTGTGTATGCCATCCATGCCCACCAGCAGCTGCCCCACGGCTTCACCAACATGGCCCATGTTACCCAG GCCCATGTCCAAACTGGAATCACAGcagccccgccccctcacccTGGGGCTCCCCACCcgccccaggtgatgctgctgcacCCACCCCAGAGCCATGGGGGCCCCCCCCAAGGCGCGGTGCCCCAGAGTGGGGTGCCTGCACTCTCAGCTTCCACACCCTCACCCTACCCCTACATCGGACACCCCCAAG TTCAATCTCATCCCTCCCAGCAGCTCCCCTTCCACCCCCCGGGGAACTGA